A stretch of the Planktothricoides raciborskii GIHE-MW2 genome encodes the following:
- a CDS encoding DUF2079 domain-containing protein: MLSWPKNPWFRLAIAAAMTFFLIALTLTVHRYYTFYASFDQGIFNQVYWNSLHGRFFQSSLSSSLSTNVVHSGEFPDVSYHRLGQHFTPALLIWLPIYALFPNAITLTVLQVTLVTAAGLVLYILARQYLQPPLAAMIVVSFYSANAIIGPTLSNFADNCQMPLFMFTLLLAMEKRWWPLFCLMAVCVLAVREDGGVSLFGVGIYLTLSKRYPKLGLGVSMLSFLYILGLTNIIMPLFSEDVARRFTLERFGHLLGSEEPKEQATTLDLLWALISQPGKVLRKLLIPIDRKILYLLGQWLPFGLIPVAAPAAWAIAGFPLIAIFLQQGQTALSINIRYAMTVVPGICYGMILWWSNRQELRTAPMRDLLLRGLTQISLWVAPVTVVKEVFEGWINSLKNRPQLFTVSMQRFWTICLGLSIILSLTSNPNRTLSFIIPDSINPWVYVSLPQRWQHSAVIHSVLPEIPPDASVSATTYIVPHLSSRREILRFPALELRNDRARVVQTEYAIADLWQLEQYQPAFKHDRALLKNMISVIDNIHNSGLYGIIRFTDGVILLHRGQTSDPEAVTAWQTYRDKITALLVK, from the coding sequence ATGTTGTCTTGGCCAAAAAATCCGTGGTTTCGATTGGCGATCGCCGCCGCAATGACCTTTTTCCTAATCGCTTTGACCTTAACAGTGCATCGGTACTACACCTTCTATGCCTCCTTTGACCAAGGCATCTTTAACCAGGTTTATTGGAATAGTCTTCACGGTCGTTTTTTTCAGAGTTCCTTATCCTCTTCACTCTCCACAAATGTGGTTCACAGTGGCGAATTTCCCGACGTATCCTATCACCGACTAGGGCAACATTTCACCCCAGCCTTATTAATTTGGCTACCGATTTACGCCCTATTTCCTAATGCCATAACTTTAACCGTCTTACAAGTAACCTTAGTCACCGCAGCGGGTTTAGTCTTATATATCCTCGCCCGACAATATCTGCAACCCCCCCTCGCGGCCATGATTGTGGTCAGCTTTTATAGTGCAAATGCAATTATTGGCCCGACCCTTTCTAATTTTGCCGATAACTGTCAAATGCCATTATTTATGTTTACCCTGCTGCTGGCAATGGAAAAACGCTGGTGGCCATTATTTTGTCTGATGGCAGTTTGTGTATTAGCAGTCCGGGAAGATGGCGGAGTTTCCTTATTTGGGGTGGGAATTTATCTGACCCTAAGTAAACGTTATCCCAAATTAGGATTAGGGGTTTCTATGCTCAGTTTTCTCTACATATTAGGGTTGACTAATATCATTATGCCCTTATTTTCTGAGGATGTTGCTCGCCGATTTACCCTGGAAAGGTTTGGGCATTTGCTGGGTTCGGAAGAACCCAAAGAACAAGCCACCACGTTAGATTTATTGTGGGCATTAATTAGCCAACCGGGGAAAGTATTGCGGAAACTCCTGATTCCCATAGACCGCAAAATTCTTTATTTATTGGGGCAATGGTTGCCTTTTGGGTTAATTCCTGTAGCCGCCCCCGCAGCATGGGCGATCGCTGGTTTTCCTTTAATTGCAATTTTCTTACAACAAGGGCAAACCGCTTTATCAATTAACATTCGGTATGCCATGACCGTAGTACCGGGAATTTGTTACGGCATGATTCTTTGGTGGTCAAATCGTCAAGAATTGCGAACCGCCCCAATGCGAGACTTGCTGCTGAGAGGCTTGACCCAAATTAGTCTGTGGGTTGCCCCGGTTACGGTGGTAAAAGAAGTATTTGAAGGGTGGATCAATTCCTTAAAAAATCGTCCCCAGTTATTCACCGTCTCCATGCAACGATTTTGGACAATTTGTCTCGGTTTATCGATTATTTTATCCCTAACTTCTAACCCGAATCGCACCTTATCTTTTATTATTCCTGACTCAATTAATCCTTGGGTTTATGTGTCCTTGCCCCAACGGTGGCAACATAGCGCCGTAATTCATTCTGTTTTGCCAGAAATTCCCCCAGATGCCAGTGTTTCTGCCACTACTTATATTGTGCCCCATTTGTCCAGCCGTCGAGAAATTCTCCGATTTCCCGCCCTAGAATTACGCAACGATCGCGCCAGAGTGGTGCAAACAGAATATGCGATCGCGGACTTGTGGCAACTGGAACAATATCAGCCTGCATTCAAACATGACCGGGCATTATTAAAAAACATGATTTCAGTCATTGACAATATCCACAATAGTGGACTTTATGGCATCATTCGCTTTACCGATGGAGTAATTTTATTACACCGAGGACAAACTTCCGACCCCGAAGCAGTCACCGCTTGGCAAACTTATCGAGACAAGATTACTGCTTTATTAGTTAAATAA
- a CDS encoding WD40 repeat domain-containing protein codes for MTIDGVVGKKHMIMVAVLIGVCGEDEATKNGVDREAVETQPGTVSRRSPQRVMGKVMGNIQAIAHALAESRSQQIDSGKFAQPQITELINPSPEQMRDHIQQLFDRPTVDALRLLYFCGSAIVTATGQVYLCEKTAKDAPPYPLGSVLPPNPSMISLDWVLQQMEQSNSPQGVVILDCLDVIYQGKEVFEQISCRRFTKGALLCHFRIWPKPISEESISGEKESHSEAILRQLMAEDDFPSYTDYLVAGLATGAADLDRDGVISLGEWHDYAAYQLSLVTAGMEAAMYAIAPAEKIAIAEILSLNANQEYYHTLMEVAKSYQGNFPLVVQRSLDVRRESLGVSQAIAASLEKTVLVPYLYHKAKLELYKKLRHRVTKKRGIISPENRLWLKSQQGILGLTDADIQNIEPPAVAKSSNQRRLPGLIMAGIALTMLFAGGIYALRLGGRSALRNAKQPVNLSPASETINPSPNQGNDVTGNPNKGNDVTENKLTDPFPIPTKKPITLTDHQGPVQAVAIAPNQEILATGSNDQTIKLWNLAPLWQNNSENPPYSNQLLIDTLSGHTDRVRTLAISSDGLTLASGGNDQTIKIWNLSPKNERSTYLKSTLTDHIGAIYALAFLPNQNILISGSSDWTIKIWDLNTNQVIKTLEGHQGSIRSLAVSADGHTLVSGSTDGTVKVWDLRTRRLQHTLIGHTDLVRTVAISPDGKIIASGSWDNTIKLWTLQPQTEISESADSDADYSPFLIGAIAGHTEHINSVAFTPDGQNLISASDDNTIKIWKLHLSADQKHKNNRELASVTATFTDHSTDILSLAVSGKNEQFAQSYPLLVSGSWDHQIKIWW; via the coding sequence ATGACTATTGATGGGGTTGTTGGAAAAAAACACATGATCATGGTGGCAGTGCTAATCGGTGTCTGCGGGGAAGACGAGGCGACAAAAAATGGGGTTGACCGGGAAGCGGTGGAAACACAACCGGGGACGGTTTCGCGGCGATCGCCACAACGGGTGATGGGTAAGGTGATGGGTAATATACAGGCGATCGCCCACGCATTAGCGGAATCCCGGTCTCAACAGATAGATTCGGGGAAGTTTGCCCAACCCCAGATTACGGAATTGATTAATCCTAGTCCCGAACAGATGCGCGATCACATTCAACAGTTATTTGATCGGCCGACAGTGGATGCTCTACGTTTACTCTACTTTTGTGGATCGGCAATTGTGACGGCAACGGGTCAAGTTTATTTATGTGAAAAGACGGCGAAAGATGCGCCGCCATACCCCCTAGGGTCAGTTTTGCCGCCAAACCCGTCGATGATTTCCCTGGATTGGGTGTTGCAACAGATGGAACAAAGTAATAGCCCCCAAGGGGTAGTGATTTTGGATTGTTTGGATGTAATTTACCAGGGAAAAGAAGTTTTTGAACAGATATCCTGTCGTCGCTTTACCAAAGGGGCTTTGCTTTGTCATTTCCGCATTTGGCCAAAACCAATTTCCGAGGAGTCAATTTCCGGGGAGAAAGAGAGTCATTCGGAGGCAATTTTAAGGCAATTAATGGCAGAAGATGATTTTCCCAGTTATACCGATTATTTAGTAGCTGGACTGGCTACCGGGGCAGCGGATCTGGATCGAGATGGGGTGATTTCTCTGGGAGAATGGCATGATTATGCGGCCTATCAGTTGAGTTTGGTGACTGCTGGGATGGAGGCAGCAATGTATGCGATCGCACCAGCGGAAAAAATAGCGATCGCGGAAATCTTGAGTCTAAACGCCAATCAAGAATACTATCATACTCTGATGGAAGTCGCTAAGTCTTATCAGGGAAATTTTCCCTTGGTGGTGCAGCGAAGTCTTGATGTGCGTCGCGAAAGTTTGGGGGTGTCCCAGGCGATCGCTGCTAGTCTGGAAAAAACCGTTTTAGTCCCTTACCTTTACCATAAAGCTAAGTTAGAACTCTATAAAAAATTACGCCACAGAGTCACGAAAAAACGCGGGATAATTTCTCCCGAAAATCGTCTCTGGTTGAAGTCGCAACAAGGCATTTTAGGATTAACTGATGCGGATATTCAAAATATTGAACCGCCAGCGGTTGCTAAATCATCAAATCAGCGCCGCTTACCAGGGTTAATTATGGCCGGAATTGCCCTGACAATGTTATTTGCTGGGGGAATTTATGCCTTGCGATTAGGTGGGCGATCGGCTTTAAGAAACGCAAAACAGCCAGTCAATTTATCCCCTGCCTCGGAAACGATTAATCCTAGTCCCAACCAAGGAAATGATGTAACCGGCAACCCCAATAAAGGGAATGATGTAACCGAAAATAAGTTAACAGATCCGTTTCCTATTCCTACAAAAAAACCGATTACCCTCACGGATCATCAAGGGCCAGTTCAAGCAGTGGCGATCGCGCCTAATCAAGAAATTCTGGCTACGGGCAGTAATGACCAGACAATTAAACTATGGAACTTAGCCCCCCTTTGGCAAAATAACTCAGAAAACCCGCCATACTCTAATCAATTATTAATCGATACCCTCTCAGGACATACGGATAGAGTGAGAACTTTAGCCATTAGTTCTGATGGTCTAACTTTAGCCAGTGGGGGCAACGATCAAACTATTAAAATTTGGAATTTAAGCCCCAAAAATGAGCGATCGACTTATTTAAAATCAACCCTAACCGATCATATTGGGGCTATCTATGCCCTGGCTTTTTTGCCCAATCAAAACATATTAATTAGTGGCAGTTCTGATTGGACAATTAAAATTTGGGATTTGAATACAAATCAAGTTATCAAAACCCTAGAAGGTCATCAAGGATCGATTAGATCATTAGCGGTCAGTGCAGATGGTCATACCTTAGTCAGTGGCAGCACCGATGGCACCGTAAAAGTTTGGGATTTAAGAACTCGACGTTTACAACATACCTTAATCGGACATACAGATTTAGTTCGCACTGTCGCTATTAGTCCTGATGGGAAAATTATTGCCAGTGGCAGTTGGGATAATACCATTAAACTTTGGACGCTGCAACCGCAAACAGAAATCAGTGAATCTGCGGATTCTGATGCGGATTACTCCCCGTTTTTAATAGGGGCGATCGCTGGCCATACTGAGCATATCAATTCAGTGGCATTTACCCCCGATGGTCAAAACCTAATTAGTGCCAGTGATGACAATACAATTAAAATTTGGAAATTGCATTTATCGGCGGATCAAAAACATAAAAATAACCGCGAATTAGCGTCAGTTACAGCCACCTTTACTGACCATAGTACGGATATTTTATCCCTAGCGGTAAGTGGTAAAAATGAGCAGTTTGCCCAAAGTTATCCGCTGCTAGTTAGTGGGAGTTGGGATCATCAAATCAAAATTTGGTGGTAA
- a CDS encoding AarF/UbiB family protein encodes MVIPEIVWDLTTQKVLVMEWLYGKPILTWDFQLPNGNEDQAKKKAIAKRCGCNLATLLTRVFFEQICLDGFFHADPHPGNLFYLTDGRVALLDCGMIGRLDPVTQKVLIELLLAMVNLDAQRCTQLTLELSPSPISINLARLETEYDRLLRKYYNLNLSEISFGELFYEVLEAARSNQVLLPANLGLCAKTLANLEGVARTLDPEYNISEQIKPLITDLFSLQMIG; translated from the coding sequence TTGGTGATTCCAGAAATTGTTTGGGACCTCACTACCCAAAAAGTTTTGGTGATGGAATGGTTGTATGGTAAGCCAATTTTAACCTGGGATTTTCAGTTGCCCAATGGCAATGAAGACCAAGCCAAAAAAAAGGCGATCGCGAAGCGTTGCGGATGCAATCTCGCCACCTTATTAACCCGCGTATTCTTTGAACAAATTTGTCTCGATGGCTTTTTTCATGCCGATCCCCACCCAGGCAACTTATTTTATCTCACCGATGGTCGAGTGGCTTTATTAGACTGTGGTATGATTGGCCGCCTTGATCCCGTAACCCAGAAAGTTTTAATTGAATTACTCCTAGCAATGGTAAACTTAGATGCCCAACGCTGTACCCAATTAACCTTAGAACTTTCTCCATCCCCGATTAGTATTAATTTAGCCCGCTTAGAAACCGAATATGACCGATTATTGCGAAAATATTACAATCTAAATCTATCAGAAATTAGCTTTGGTGAGTTATTTTATGAAGTGTTAGAAGCGGCCCGCAGTAACCAAGTCCTTCTTCCGGCAAACTTGGGCTTATGTGCCAAAACTTTAGCCAATTTAGAAGGGGTTGCCCGTACCCTAGATCCTGAATATAATATTTCCGAACAAATTAAACCTTTAATCACCGATTTATTTAGTCTGCAAATGATTGGATAA